In Dictyoglomus sp. NZ13-RE01, the sequence TTAAACTATTTTGAGTTAAACAAAGTTGCAGAAGAACTTGATAATTTTTTACATAAGGAAAAGGTTAAAGAGATGAGCTCCCCATGGGGAAGAAAAATTCTATTTAATAGAACTTTGTTAATGGGTATCATAAATGTTACTCCTGACTCCTTCTATAAAGGATCAAGAAAGACCAATGAAGAGGAAATTTTAAATACTGCTAAGGATATGGTAGAAAATGGAGTAGACATCATTGATATTGGGGGACAATCTACAAGACCAGGCTCTGATTTTATTGATTTAGAAGAAGAATTAAGAAGAGTCCTTCCTGCAATAGAAATTGTTAGAAAAGAATTTCCTAATATTATCATCTCTGTAGATACATTTAGAGGGGAGGTGGCAGAAAAAGCAATAGAAAAAGGGGCGGACATTATCAATGATATTAGTGGATTTTCTTTTGACAACAAAATACTAAAAGTTGTGGCAGAAACAAAAGCACCATACGTTTTAATGCATATAAAAGGAACTCCTAAAAATATGCAGGAAAATCCCTTCTATGAAGATGTTGTAAAAGAAATAATAGAGTATTTTATAGAGAAAATAGATTTTACCAGTAAAAATAATGTTGATGTCGAAAAAATTATAATTGATCCTGGAATTGGATTTGGCAAAAGATACGAGGACAACTTAGAAATCCTTATAAGACTAAAAGAATTTCAAAGCCTTAAAAAGCCCATTCTTATAGGTGCCTCAAGAAAGAGTTTTATTGGAAAAACCTTAGGAGACATTCCTCCTGAGGATAGATTAGAGGGTACTTTAGCTATAACCTCCTACTGCGTAATAAATAATGTCGATATTATCAGAGTTCACGATGTTAAAGAAAACAAAAGAGTAATAAAAATGCTTGAGGCGTTAAAATGCCAATTGCCTTTATAGCTCTTGGCAGTAATTTAGGCGATAGAGAGAAAAATATTAAGATTGCCTTAGAGAAAATTCAAAACGCAGGAGTAAAAATACTAAAAATATCAAGAATAATAGAGACTGAACCTTATGGATATCTTGATCAAGGCAAGTTTTTAAATGCAGTATGCATGGTAGAAACAAATCTTTCTCCAAGAGAACTATTAGAGTTATTACTCGGAATTGAAAAAGAAATGGGTAGAGTTAGAAAAATCAAATGGGGACCAAGAAACATAGACTTAGATATAATTTTTTATGAAGATTACATTATAAATGAGGAGGATTTAATAATTCCTCATCCTGACGCCCATAATAGAGCCTTTGTCATCGATCCCCTTTGCGAAATTGCTCCCGATTTCGTTCATCCAGTCATTAAGAAAAAGATACGAGAAATAAAAGAAAATTTACATACTTAAGAAATTATTCTGAAAAACTTCTGATAACCTTAGTTAATCAAGTATATCCAAGTATTATTTTTCTTTTATATTGCATTTTAATTCAATATATGATAGAATTTGTTCAAAAATGAACATAAGGAGGTATTTTTATGAAAAAGGTACTCTTAGTCCTCTTATTCCTTTTTCTCCCCTTAGTATCTTCTTATGGTGCAAATGTGGTTACTCTAAGATATGGGGTTTGGATGAGTGAACAGATAGATGGAATTAAAGCACAGATCTCAGCCTTTGAGAAGAAAAATCCTGATATTAAGATTAAATTAGAGCATGTTCCATGGGAAGATTATTGGACAAAATTACAGACCATGCTTGCAGGTGGCGATTGTTGGGATGTATTTACTATGGATAATGGCTTTTACTTAAAAGATTATGTAAAAAGAGGAGCTATATTAGATATCACACCTTTTATAGAAAAAGAAAAAATTGATCTTTCTGTTTATCCTACAGGTGTCTTAGCACTACACAAAGTAGATGGTAAATTTTATTCTCTACCAAGGGATTACGATACAATAGCTATTTTTTATAATAAAGATGCCTTTGACGAAGCAAAACTAAGATATCCAGATGCGAGCTGGACCTGGGATGATGTGAAAAAGGCAGCAGAAAAATTAACAAAAAAGGATGCAAAAGGAGTTACTTTAAGATATGGAGTCACAGCAGGTGGAGGTGCATTATCAGCATCACAAGTTTTCCTCTTTCCTTTCATCCTCTCTTTGGAAGGAAAGATTGTAAATGAAGAAGGAAAAGTTGTTCTTGATTCAAATGAAGCAAAAGAAG encodes:
- the folP gene encoding dihydropteroate synthase encodes the protein MLLEISNEYLEKEIQKIGAHPDSIPIFLRKSKIIPLKIFNIPSPAGNIIKQEMLAIGGDFIVHKNTVNCKVDKTDGIFLGTRKHYEILLNKIKNLNYFELNKVAEELDNFLHKEKVKEMSSPWGRKILFNRTLLMGIINVTPDSFYKGSRKTNEEEILNTAKDMVENGVDIIDIGGQSTRPGSDFIDLEEELRRVLPAIEIVRKEFPNIIISVDTFRGEVAEKAIEKGADIINDISGFSFDNKILKVVAETKAPYVLMHIKGTPKNMQENPFYEDVVKEIIEYFIEKIDFTSKNNVDVEKIIIDPGIGFGKRYEDNLEILIRLKEFQSLKKPILIGASRKSFIGKTLGDIPPEDRLEGTLAITSYCVINNVDIIRVHDVKENKRVIKMLEALKCQLPL
- the folK gene encoding 2-amino-4-hydroxy-6-hydroxymethyldihydropteridine diphosphokinase, whose translation is MPIAFIALGSNLGDREKNIKIALEKIQNAGVKILKISRIIETEPYGYLDQGKFLNAVCMVETNLSPRELLELLLGIEKEMGRVRKIKWGPRNIDLDIIFYEDYIINEEDLIIPHPDAHNRAFVIDPLCEIAPDFVHPVIKKKIREIKENLHT
- a CDS encoding sugar ABC transporter substrate-binding protein; amino-acid sequence: MKKVLLVLLFLFLPLVSSYGANVVTLRYGVWMSEQIDGIKAQISAFEKKNPDIKIKLEHVPWEDYWTKLQTMLAGGDCWDVFTMDNGFYLKDYVKRGAILDITPFIEKEKIDLSVYPTGVLALHKVDGKFYSLPRDYDTIAIFYNKDAFDEAKLRYPDASWTWDDVKKAAEKLTKKDAKGVTLRYGVTAGGGALSASQVFLFPFILSLEGKIVNEEGKVVLDSNEAKEVLNFAKELTSKGYAPTPGATTENLFLAGRSAINFDGAWMLGYYAENIKKFKWGVAILPKSKTGKRANISDSLGNVIWANTKNKDSAWRFVKWLAGKEAAEILGKTGTVIPAYKGADKLWVDSFRKLGREKDAQVFIDSVKYTNPWPQTIGASNWFDRWETYYIVEIISGRLGVEEGLKQAVEEINSIIEEHSK